Proteins from one Plasmodium yoelii strain 17X genome assembly, chromosome: 2 genomic window:
- a CDS encoding PIR protein, translating to MDKNVCKTLHEVKEWFFNELGSNDDYQLINVEHLKKHCISKCDSNFDKIDAVCLYLLDQFYKHEGLLPSPSKSNPNIVDIIFIWLSYMLNMDKTINYDGIKYFYENYITKRSIYKDYINGLTDYDNYKDLIDKRKGFLDMDKNIVSKFYEALISLCKLYNELGDENKNCKNYLDDNNEFIEKYNNLNEDTSINKNSYYSEILSTLLNDYNDFKRECKDILSSSSEETKQNPRLIPGQDSGQYSGLYLGLDSEQESESSSEVTSSSSSIVSKLIPVLLILGAIPIFLGIAYKYSLFGFRKRVQKHLREKLKK from the exons ATGGATAAGAatgtg TGTAAAACGTTACATGAAGTAAAGGAATGGTTTTTTAATGAATTGGGCAGTAATGATGATTATCAACTTATAAATGTTGAACATCTCAAAAAGCATTGTATTAGTAAATGTGATAGTAATTTCGATAAAATTGATGCtgtatgtttatatttgttggatCAATTCTATAAGCATGAGGGTTTGCTACCCTCTCCTTCAAAAAGTAACCCCAATATTGTtgatatcatttttatatggttaagttatatgttaaacatGGATAAAACTATTAATTACGATGGTATAAagtatttttatgaaaattacATAACGAAACGTAGTATATATAAGGATTATATAAATGGGTTaactgattatgataattataaggatcttatagataaaaGAAAGGGTTTTTTGGATatggataaaaatattgtatctaaattttatgaagcaTTAATATCATTATGTAAATTGTATAATGAACTTggtgatgaaaataaaaattgcaaGAATTATTtggatgataataatgaatttattgaaaaatataataatcttAATGAAGATACtagtattaataaaaatagttattATAGTGAAATATTGTCTACTTtattaaatgattataatgaTTTTAAAAGGGAATGTAAAGATATTTTATCCTCTTCATCAGAagaaacaaaacaaaatCCTAGACTAATTCCTGGACAAGATTCTGGACAATATTCTGGACTATATTTGGGACTAGATTCTGAACAAGAATCTGAATCGAGTTCTGAAgttacatcatcaagttcatCGATAGTaagcaaattaattccagttTTATTGATACTTGGTGCAATACCAATTTTTTTGGGAAttgcttataag